From Scatophagus argus isolate fScaArg1 chromosome 2, fScaArg1.pri, whole genome shotgun sequence:
AGCGCAGTTCCCTCgaagagcacagagagaggTGCCATGTGTACATTCACAGCAAAGGTCCCGCTGAGAGAGGTGAGCACACTCAGCCTTGTCCCGTCACCACCTTCTCATTCTCACTTCGTCAGCGACATCCTCACAGGACACCCAAAGACACGCttcacatatgcacatataAATGTTAATGTGGTCAGACCACTCCACAgtctacatacacacacttgtatgTATGCAGCACGCAAATGATTAAAGTTGTTATTGCTCACAGATCCTGTTTTTATAGCCTCATTAAATTAACAGACTGTTAGCCCATTATTACAGCGAAATAGGTTATGGCAGCTGTGGTGTGGGCTCAGCGCGATGAAGACCGCATCTCTTGTTTGCTGCAGCAAAGGGGAAGCCGAATATGTAGGGCAAACAAGCGTACAAACGTACAAGCCCAATGACTATAACCTCCCCCCAAAAATGCCTTTACATACTGACAGGACAGCTGCACAGTtgcaacacacagacagtgctCTGCTTCTGTGGTCACCAAATGTCGTAAGTTTATGCCTGATAGTGCCGTAGCGGTGAGGAAGTACATCCTCATCCTGTGGTCTCCTCTCCTGCATTGGTGAAGTAAAAGAGCACCAGGAAGTGAGGTCAAAAGAGCTTCTGATGTCAAATTAATATCTTGTTCCTCCCAGCCTGTGACTCAAGTAGGTGGTGTGTTTTGcaagatgtttttttgtcacttcaCTTTAGAACCTCAAAAGCTTTGACAGGTGGACAGCTGCAGCTCCGTGCATTCCCTTTACTCATAATATTTCTTGATCGAGAGAAGATCTTCATCGAGTTACGCTTactctctcgctgtctctctgtctagCAGAGGACAGCCAGACGTCCAGGACTCAGATGGGCACTGAGCGCGCTCTGCTGCTCGACAGGCTTGCCAGCAACGTGGCCAAACGGAAGAGCTCAATGCCACAGAAGTTCACCGGTAAGAGCAGCTGAACTCACAACACAGatttcagacagacacacagactgatcTCAAGCAGATGTTGTGTTGTAATTTTAAAGCAGCTTAAAGCAATACTTGAGATTTCTACAAAATGTTACTGACATATTTATGTACTTAAATGCTACCTGATATTTTTGTATCTGTTAATGCCCACCTGTTTGCTGGCTTGTGCAGCTACAATAAAccgctgtctgttttttttttgggggggagggggttgtgAAATCTTGACATCATTTGTGCTTTTTGCTGTGCATTTACGCTTTATAATAcagactttgtgttttgtgtattacTTCAACTTGTCTGTCTAAGCTACTtgtttgcctgtctgtttgtctttgctggcCTCTTCCTCGTGCCAAACAGGAATTGAGGACAGAGCACCTGCCTCATACCTGCACAGACCTGAGATTGGTCTCCACTGTCCTAAATTCTCTGCAAGAATTATGTCATAGGTGGGTACTGGCAACCATGCATGGTTAAATAAGTGGagacatgtaaaaaaaagagaaacatgcaCTTGAACCTTCTGGGTATTATtactcactctgtgtgttttgattcaAACTCAGATAATTTGTCTGGGTGATGAATGATCAAAAGACATCAGTTTCAGTAAATGGCTGGCTTATGGGCGTATGCACACAATAATTTTCAATAGTCGGCTTTCACCTTTCTGGTTAAGCCTAACTAACATTGGGTTGTAGTTTCATAATCATGTCTGAAGCTGCTCGCAAAACAGATTGGCAAAGGAACCCTCCTACATCTCTCTATCAGGTTAACAATTTCAATATGAGAACCACAGGGGGAAAAGAGAAGTAAGTCTGcaaccacagagagagagaacaggcgGGAGGCGAGAAACGTGAGCAGGTGCCTCTCTGTCTATACTTGCAGCTGCACTAGAGGCCTTCGTCTGCATCGTCGGCTTCCTCTCAACCCTGTGTCCTCTCATGGCTCCAACCCAACTGCTCTCTCAGGATGCCCTGATGCTTTAAAGCTTCTTTTGTCCTGTCAACCTGGCATGTTTCAGTTCACTGAGTAGGTTTTCCTTTGTGTTGCCCTGGGGgtgcacatttttctcattgGCTCTGCTCAACACCAAAGTGAGGACTCCTCAGAGTCCTGTAAAGACCTCTATTAGATCTTTTTCCATCTGTAAGCAATTAACTCCTGCCTGCTGCCTGTGGTATTTCTCTGGCCATACTGTTGGATGGCGTATGCAAAGTTGTTCTTTTTGCAGATTTTTCAGTGCTCTCTCTTCTCGTGTTACTGGTCTAGGCGACAACGGTGTCTGCCTGGACCTGAGCTTTAACAGGGAGCTGGTTCACCGAACTGACATCAAGGACCCTCGGCCAGGCTCCCCAGGGCACGACACCCACAATCAGCCCGTTCTCACAGGGCCTGACAACGACCCAGCTCCTTCACACAGGCCCTACCCCATCCCATTAAGCCGTAGTGACGCGAGCCCCATGGGCCTCACCAATGGCCACAAGATGGGCATGCCACTCCTGGGCCTCCCTCATACGACCCAGCCACCGCTCAGCATGGACTCATTCCACGCTGACGGCTCCCCGATCTCCCAGCCCGTTGTGTACAGCTTAGGACACCTGCTGGGAGGGCTAAACCACCAGAACGGTCTCCCTCACCCACATGCCCAGCCCATACCTTTGTCGCCACTGGAGGCTTTACGGGTTGTGCGGGCCGACGGGGAGGGTGGGGCACTGCCCGGGGCGGTGTACCCTTGTGGCCACTGCAGGGTGATTTTTCTGGACTATGTCATGTTCACCATCCACATGGGGTGCCACGGCTTCCGTGACCCGCTTGAGTGCAACGTGTGTGGCCACCGCAGTCGGGACCGTTATGAGTTCTCTTCCCACATAGCCCGTGGCGAGCACCGCCTAGAACTGAAGTAGCTTTCATTCATGCAGACTttcatgcttacacacacacacacacacgttcagacAGATAACACTGTAtgagcacacagacagatttaCTCATTTAAGTAGCTGGTAGTATCAGAAATGAAAGCATGAAGTAGCAGCTAttgctctctgtcttctgtgtgtgtatgagagagagagagagggagagagagacaagcaTTGAGAGAGACGTTAAGACGTTAAGAGTGTGACGGATGTCAGAGTGTTCTTAGTCATACTGTACTCATCTGAAAAGATggtctgtaaaatgtttatGAGGGAGTAATTCAGTAACATTTGTACTTAATGATCCCTATCACTGTTTATATCAAATGCCACCTATACATTCATATGTTCAACAGAGtagcaaaaatgaaagcatttacTGTGTATCTGCTGTtggtttttcctgttttctgtgtgaagttgtgaaaataaaagaaaacatcattttttctttattatacACAGAACTGCACTTTGTTGAGAGAAGTTTAGCTTCTCTGAAAAACACTTGCCAATTCAAgactactgaaaaaaaaaaaatcctattaTCTAGAAGGTCACATGTCTCCTTTTAGGTTGTGGTTTTGAGAGAAGTGCATTTCACTGCTTCAAAGGACATCACTTCGCTTTGCACCAAGTGTTGGTTTTTCACTCTTGAATATTATACTCATCTAGCACAAGTTAGAAGTGTCTCACAGTTGTGCAGAGAAGTTTAACACAAATTAGAGGTATAAATGGGACTTCGTaaagtacaaaaatacaaattatgtTTAAGAATGACAGAGGTAATAGGGATATAAAGTTGAGTTGGGTCTAAGTTAAAATAAACACCTAAAGATTTCTATGAAAATATGTTGAAGCTTTTATATCACATTAAATCAGGAACAGGATGAActttgtaatatatatatatatatatagtaaaaATTATGGTCTCCTAAGTTCATCACGGGATTTAGACACCACTGTTTCCCCCCAGGTACCGAGGAAATGATTATCAATGGATCACAAGTCTCTTCACAGCAGCATCCATCTGCTGGGGGAAATTTGTTACTGCGTGACAGATTTGTTCGTGGGCAGCATCACTTTAGAGCATTGCGTCCTAAAATCGTCTTTAGGACCCACTGGAGTTCCTTAAAAATGTTACATGAGGTCCCactttaaatgaacaaaagttATTATTGTTTGACAAGCTCacagagagaaggtgaaaaaATAGTTTCATTCTTCCTACTTTATTCTCACCTCACCCACAGAATGGATAGTAATACATTAAGTCTGCCAGTAAAACTCATATGGGAATTTATCTTTGTGAAAGCAACATTTAGGTAAAAATTGAAAgtttgtgggaatttttgacaTGACAAACTTTGGGAACCTCAGCTAACAACTAAATCTGTTTCTTCTGAGTGTATCGGGGGAAATTTTGGTGGAGCAAGTAAAAATGGGTCCTGAGCAGTCAGTGcaccaggctgtgtgtgcatgtgaatgtggaTGTACTTCACCCACATGTCAGTGTGGGGACTTGGTCACGCCTTATTGCCTTCAGACCAGAACAGAGTGTTAGCTTCATCCAGCTGCCACCACACTATCTGTCCTCTCCATCAGTGCCagttcccttttctctctttgggTTTGAAGAGAAGTGACACTTGTGAGGCAAACTGTCATCACATCTTCATGTCCACATGTCGGATTAAATAGCCCAGTCATCCATTTCAAAAGTACAACGAGGTTGCTTCTCTTTTTCCAATTAAGAGATGTTGACTTCAGGGTGTTCATCTACTGATCAGTTTGTTGAATAAGATTACGTGTTTGTTTGCAGAAGTTTCAGGGTAAAATTGAAGTCAGGGTAGTATATGTTAATGTGtgaggaaaataagaaaaaaaaaaaagtttacgGACACAATGAATACTCACATCATCTTTGAACTTTACCATGTAGGGAAACAGAAATGGGAGTAGCGTCTAGAAAGCTGTGCTTCTGCTCAAACAGTCTGTGTGGGTCTGGAGTCCCATTTCCACCATTAAACCTGCCTGACTGTAAGAGTTTACTCAACAAGGCGAGACGGAAGTCATAAAGCAACAATGACGCAGGTCCAGTCAAAATGAGTGGCTTCTGGTGACATCTGCTGACTGAATTATAGGACTCAACTTGACAgctaaaaatcaaatgaaattgaTACTGATATTTTAGCTGGAACAGCAACTCGCTGTACACTGACCTTTAGAGTAACCAAGGAATCAGATTGAGTTTGAGTTGTGTGACGTCAGTAGAGGTCAGGTGGACAAAACCTTTGGCTGCACCTAGAAAGATTAGTCTATagagaaaatatgtgtgtgtgtgtgtgtgtgtgtatgtaataaaatacaaatgtacaCAACTGCTTgtatattattcagaaacatgtaaaatgaaatgataagcCATTAATATACCCACAGGTGTATCCTtcacactgcagatgtttttcaCTTGAGCCCACGATATTGGATGGTGAAATAGCTTGTAATCGTTGCCCCGTTATTCTGTGGAAATCCTGAAGATGGCGCTGTTAATACAAAATTAATATAGGAAGGGAGTGCAGCCAGCGGTTTTCACTGATTAATCCACATGTTTTACAAATCTAATTTAGGCAACTGTTCAGCAGATGAGTGTCCTCCGGGTACAATACTCTAATAATAGGAATTTCAAAATTACAGTCTGAACAAGTGCGGCGAAAAATTGGGTTCGCGTTAATAACAATAACTTGCTACCTTTGCTGTGACTTTTATTACGACCCAGAGGAGCAGGTCTGAGCATGCGCACTGCATCGGTTCTAAGGGGACGGGGAGGACATCACGGAAAAAACgtagcagcagcaccacaaacCCCACGCCGAGATTTCGTCTCTCCGCTGCGCTAAAAGTGCGCGACGAAAGCGGCCCACGACTATGCCTGGTGAGGCGTTTAAGTGCGGGACGACCACTTGACAGGCCTGGGCGAGGTCTGAGAGGTTGCCGGTAGGGGAAATACATTTCTTCATATGGGAGAAGCATGCGGGAAATGGTCGGAGGTTGCTGCGTGTGTTCAGACGAACGAGGCTGGGCTGAGAATCCGCTGGTTTACTGTGATGGACACGGCTGCAGCGTCGCCGTTCACCAAGGTAACATTAGCCGCTCTTAGCGTGTAATTACCGGGCAGCTGTGGCGGCTGAGCCGGCGGCTGGACGCAGCCAGAGGTGCTGGTTGGTCCGTAGGTTTCTAGGTGTCTTACGTCTGTCGCTGTCTacgtgcgtgtttgtgtgtatgttggtgtgtgtgtgtgggaggagtAGGTAGGcgtgctgtttgttgtttcctctCGACACACATGATTAAACACACAGGGCCAAGCAGAGTGACACCGAGCCTGGATGGCGCCTTGATGGCACTTCAGGttcgtgtgtgcgtgcgcgGCTGCCTGGCCCGGTTGGGATCACGACACACTGCAAGAGGCGTATTTTTCCGACAAAATAGCCCCGGCGAGACCCGCCGGTTTGGAcactgtgttattttgtgtCCACTTGCTTTGTTGCTTTAGTGAGACTAGCTAAGGCAGCAGTTCACTTACAGGATCATATTTCTAAGAAAAATTTAATCTTTATGACTGATTGTTGGACCAGCTCTTTGGGGCTGGTGTTGATTTATACCACTCTGACTTCACTGTCCTTATCTGTtggttcaattttttttttaatttttttctgaaagagtCATTAGAAGCTGACCCAGCAGGTTGAGTTAAGAGCTGTCTTCATACGGTCTATTAAAAGTTTTGAgtggataatttttttttcaaggattATAGCAGCACTTGTATATTACTGACAGGGTGGcacaatgttaaaaatatgtgCTCTGTAAATCACCATAAAAACAGAGAAGTCAAAGAAGGGAAAGAGTCCAGATGAAAGAAATTCTGCAGCATGCAGGAAATACGTTATAGTCGAAAGTGTTGGACAGTCGCAGTGGAGCATGCATCTCAAATAGTATCCTAAAGCTGTTCTGTGTGTCCCAGCATGCTACGGCATTGTCCAGGTGCCCACCGGTCCGTGGTTCTGTCGGAAGTGTGAGTCACAGGAGAGGGCGGCGCGCGTGGTGAGTATGCCAGCacacaacatgacacaacaCATCTATCCATTCCCGCCTCGCCCGTCCCAATGCCTCACTCAGACCAAGCTTTGCTCTCTGCTGTTCTGCCCCAGAGGTGTGAGCTGTGTCCCCACAAAGATGGTGCACTCAAGAGGACAGACAGTGGAGGTAAATCTCACCCCCTCTCCATCTCACTCTCCTGCTGTTTCCCTGAGTTACCCAGCACGtgtgtgaaacagcagcaccaGCTCCTTGCCTGAAATACAACAGAAGCTTCAGGTTTCCACTTCATTCACAAGGAACCTTATCATACCATTGATCCGCTGCCAATCTCTCCGTCAGGCTGGGCCCACGTTGTGTGTGCGCTCTACATCCCTGAGGTGCAGTTTGCCAACGTCCTCACCATGGAGCCCATCATCCTGCAGTATGTCCCACATGAGAGATACCTCAAggtactgacacacacactgttgaaaGGTTAAAACCTCTGACGTGTTGTGAGGAGAAAAATTAAGCCCAGCTTAAGGCCAGATCAAACATCATTACATTCCAACCAAATTATTTCTGTAGCCCAAGTTTGGAAAAGTCATTTGCACCAAATGCTTAGTCAGATTTACCTGTTCTTGCTTGTATTTTATTCAGGCAAAGTTGTACACATGTTTGTGATCAGAAAACTTTGAAAtcttacatttttgtttttttggtttggtttgtttcctaaagtgatttttttttgtagacCAGACTTTATGTTTAGAAATGAGGTACTATAAAAAGTATAGTTTTGGTATCTGTACTCAGCTATCATATTGGCTCCTGTTAAAATGTATGACGTACCATGCTCCATCAGTGTCACGCAACTTATTCCAAAGCAATTACAATAAACCTGTAAGTAAATTCTGTACAAGTCTCAGTGCAGAGACTTTGTCACTTTTTCCACCAGTGTCACCAGTCCTACAGAGAGAAATCCATGATAATGGAACAGACATAGCAACTTCTTCACCAATAATGGTTGTTTCAGCAAACACTGATGCACCGCAGCTTTAAGACCTGTGGGAAACAGCACAGCTTTCTTAATGGGAAAAACATCTTTGCTCCACATCACCATCGCTCTCTCCACCTACACGTACCGTACAAACTAAGAACTGAACATGGCAAGGGTCAGGCCCGCTCTCTGAAGGTTGTTGAAAGTCATTGTGGGAAATGTGGGAAATTTTCAGCTGATGATAAGTTGATAAGGCAGGctgagagaacaacagagaaatgcaTTTGTCACAGTATATCATAACATACACAGTGTAATGTACATTGTTTGTGCTGAAGCAATGACTTCATAGTCAGTTATCATGCACTAATGGCAAACGTTCATTGGTTCATAGAggatttgctgcatttcttgGTTTCTATGATTAAATACTGAATCCAatggactgttggtcagacaaaataaaaacattcgAAGATGTCACCCTGGGCTCTGAGAAAACTCTGATGGACtctataaataaactgattaattaaaaaagataatgaaaaaaatcattaattagGTAGTACAAAACCTCATGAATTGCTAATATCAATGTATAATAAATGAACACAGATTCAGACAGGATTACATGTGCACGCTGTTTGTTCAAATCATTGTCAAAAGGtataagtataagtataaaTCCACAGTAAGCTGTGGATTTATGGTTATGGATTGTTATGGTTGGATGGTTATTATAAATCCACAGTAAGCTGTGGATTTATGGTTATGGATTTGTTTAATGCAGTATCCAAAAGACACTGCACTTCAGAGCTGTATGACAGAGCTCCTAaaagggacagggacagggctCACCAGAGCCGTCATTAACACAACACTACCCGCTGGGGGTAAAACAAAGTAAGTTGATAACATGGAGCCTTTAGGGGTAATTAGTATGTCGTATACAACATTGTTGACCTGAGGCGACAAGACTGGCTGGTAACACATTGGCATAGTAAATGTAATATTACAGAAATCCTGTTAGTAATGTATTACATTAGGTTGTTAATGCTAAAAGTAACTGATTCCTATAACATGTTATAATGTGTTACTCCCAACTGCATATCAAACAGTTTCACGCCACAATCTGACTGATGAGATACAAGTAGCGGGACCCAGCACAGAGGCCTAACATGCTGAGTAAGACCACCTCAGGTTAAACAAATGCCTCTGAAATATTCTACTATGGTCTAATTTTTGTAAAGCCACCAGTTTTAACCGCAGAACCACTGGTTTTTGTCAGCTGTGTTGTAACTTTGTCCATTTCTACCTTTGTTTCTTGTCTGCGTAGCCTGTGATAGTTGGCAGAGTGCATACAGCAGATGTAGCGAGTTGCGTGTCCAGCATGCTCCAGAGCAGGCCTTTTAAAGCAATTCAAATTGCTCAGAAA
This genomic window contains:
- the LOC124066001 gene encoding DNA-binding protein Ikaros-like isoform X5, with amino-acid sequence MNTAEHCEFTTPEENKMDVKLQEEEEEREDNSFSENGMQCAEGVTDPRIIKTEAEEIEDNEQYPKAEKEGDIVPKEEAEGASEDGMEEGFDDQRTEEDDDEERDAEGDEEGDTLNEPQDLSLVDYSRYDSAALADTHAAAAAAGTEGTYVPGTVAPRIQASGKLNCDICGLSCVSINVLLVHKRSHTGERPFHCTQCGASFTQKGNLLRHIKLHSGEKPFKCPMCSYACRRRDALSGHLRTHSVEKPFKCNHCSRSYKQRSSLEEHRERCHVYIHSKGPAERAEDSQTSRTQMGTERALLLDRLASNVAKRKSSMPQKFTGDNGVCLDLSFNRELVHRTDIKDPRPGSPGHDTHNQPVLTGPDNDPAPSHRPYPIPLSRSDASPMGLTNGHKMGMPLLGLPHTTQPPLSMDSFHADGSPISQPVVYSLGHLLGGLNHQNGLPHPHAQPIPLSPLEALRVVRADGEGGALPGAVYPCGHCRVIFLDYVMFTIHMGCHGFRDPLECNVCGHRSRDRYEFSSHIARGEHRLELK
- the LOC124066001 gene encoding DNA-binding protein Ikaros-like isoform X1, giving the protein MNTAEHCEFTTPEENKMDICSDVADVKLQEEEEEREDNSFSENGMQCAEGVTDPRIIKTEAEEIEDNEQYPKAEKEGDIVPKEEAEGASEDGMEEGFDDQRTEEDDDEERDAEGDEEGDTLNEPQDLSLVDYSRYDSAALADTHAAAAAAGTEGTYVPGTVAPRIQASGKLNCDICGLSCVSINVLLVHKRSHTGERPFHCTQCGASFTQKGNLLRHIKLHSGEKPFKCPMCSYACRRRDALSGHLRTHSVEKPFKCNHCSRSYKQRSSLEEHRERCHVYIHSKGPAERAEDSQTSRTQMGTERALLLDRLASNVAKRKSSMPQKFTGDNGVCLDLSFNRELVHRTDIKDPRPGSPGHDTHNQPVLTGPDNDPAPSHRPYPIPLSRSDASPMGLTNGHKMGMPLLGLPHTTQPPLSMDSFHADGSPISQPVVYSLGHLLGGLNHQNGLPHPHAQPIPLSPLEALRVVRADGEGGALPGAVYPCGHCRVIFLDYVMFTIHMGCHGFRDPLECNVCGHRSRDRYEFSSHIARGEHRLELK
- the LOC124066001 gene encoding DNA-binding protein Ikaros-like isoform X4; translated protein: MNTAEHCEFTTPEENKMDICSDVADVKLQEEEEEREDNSFSENGMQCAEGVTDPRIIKTEAEEIEDNEQYPKAEKEGDIVPKEEAEGASEDGMEEGFDDQRTEEDDDEERDAEGDEEGDTLNEPQDLSLVDYSRYDSAALADTHAAAAAAGTEGTYVPGTVAPRIQASGKLNCDICGLSCVSINVLLVHKRSHTGERPFHCTQCGASFTQKGNLLRHIKLHSGEKPFKCPMCSYACRRRDALSGHLRTHSEKPFKCNHCSRSYKQRSSLEEHRERCHVYIHSKGPAEREDSQTSRTQMGTERALLLDRLASNVAKRKSSMPQKFTGDNGVCLDLSFNRELVHRTDIKDPRPGSPGHDTHNQPVLTGPDNDPAPSHRPYPIPLSRSDASPMGLTNGHKMGMPLLGLPHTTQPPLSMDSFHADGSPISQPVVYSLGHLLGGLNHQNGLPHPHAQPIPLSPLEALRVVRADGEGGALPGAVYPCGHCRVIFLDYVMFTIHMGCHGFRDPLECNVCGHRSRDRYEFSSHIARGEHRLELK
- the LOC124066001 gene encoding DNA-binding protein Ikaros-like isoform X3 — encoded protein: MNTAEHCEFTTPEENKMDICSDVADVKLQEEEEEREDNSFSENGMQCAEGVTDPRIIKTEAEEIEDNEQYPKAEKEGDIVPKEEAEGASEDGMEEGFDDQRTEEDDDEERDAEGDEEGDTLNEPQDLSLVDYSRYDSAALADTHAAAAAAGTEGTYVPGTVAPRIQASGKLNCDICGLSCVSINVLLVHKRSHTGERPFHCTQCGASFTQKGNLLRHIKLHSGEKPFKCPMCSYACRRRDALSGHLRTHSEKPFKCNHCSRSYKQRSSLEEHRERCHVYIHSKGPAERAEDSQTSRTQMGTERALLLDRLASNVAKRKSSMPQKFTGDNGVCLDLSFNRELVHRTDIKDPRPGSPGHDTHNQPVLTGPDNDPAPSHRPYPIPLSRSDASPMGLTNGHKMGMPLLGLPHTTQPPLSMDSFHADGSPISQPVVYSLGHLLGGLNHQNGLPHPHAQPIPLSPLEALRVVRADGEGGALPGAVYPCGHCRVIFLDYVMFTIHMGCHGFRDPLECNVCGHRSRDRYEFSSHIARGEHRLELK
- the LOC124066001 gene encoding DNA-binding protein Ikaros-like isoform X6 translates to MNTAEHCEFTTPEENKMGIIKTEAEEIEDNEQYPKAEKEGDIVPKEEAEGASEDGMEEGFDDQRTEEDDDEERDAEGDEEGDTLNEPQDLSLVDYSRYDSAALADTHAAAAAAGTEGTYVPGTVAPRIQASGKLNCDICGLSCVSINVLLVHKRSHTGERPFHCTQCGASFTQKGNLLRHIKLHSGEKPFKCPMCSYACRRRDALSGHLRTHSVEKPFKCNHCSRSYKQRSSLEEHRERCHVYIHSKGPAERAEDSQTSRTQMGTERALLLDRLASNVAKRKSSMPQKFTGDNGVCLDLSFNRELVHRTDIKDPRPGSPGHDTHNQPVLTGPDNDPAPSHRPYPIPLSRSDASPMGLTNGHKMGMPLLGLPHTTQPPLSMDSFHADGSPISQPVVYSLGHLLGGLNHQNGLPHPHAQPIPLSPLEALRVVRADGEGGALPGAVYPCGHCRVIFLDYVMFTIHMGCHGFRDPLECNVCGHRSRDRYEFSSHIARGEHRLELK
- the LOC124066001 gene encoding DNA-binding protein Ikaros-like isoform X2 — encoded protein: MNTAEHCEFTTPEENKMDICSDVADVKLQEEEEEREDNSFSENGMQCAEGVTDPRIIKTEAEEIEDNEQYPKAEKEGDIVPKEEAEGASEDGMEEGFDDQRTEEDDDEERDAEGDEEGDTLNEPQDLSLVDYSRYDSAALADTHAAAAAAGTEGTYVPGTVAPRIQASGKLNCDICGLSCVSINVLLVHKRSHTGERPFHCTQCGASFTQKGNLLRHIKLHSGEKPFKCPMCSYACRRRDALSGHLRTHSVEKPFKCNHCSRSYKQRSSLEEHRERCHVYIHSKGPAEREDSQTSRTQMGTERALLLDRLASNVAKRKSSMPQKFTGDNGVCLDLSFNRELVHRTDIKDPRPGSPGHDTHNQPVLTGPDNDPAPSHRPYPIPLSRSDASPMGLTNGHKMGMPLLGLPHTTQPPLSMDSFHADGSPISQPVVYSLGHLLGGLNHQNGLPHPHAQPIPLSPLEALRVVRADGEGGALPGAVYPCGHCRVIFLDYVMFTIHMGCHGFRDPLECNVCGHRSRDRYEFSSHIARGEHRLELK